The Scyliorhinus torazame isolate Kashiwa2021f chromosome 22, sScyTor2.1, whole genome shotgun sequence DNA segment AAGCTCGGGGGGGGATCGGGAAGTCCAGGAAGGCAGAGCTGCATAGATTCCCACATTATCAATTATTAATACATAACAAAGCAAGTGCGAAAGGAGCTAGGAGAAGATCAATATTCATCAATAAAGACATCAATAGAGAAATAAAGGCATTGTATGTGATGTAACTTTCATCTTGTttcttttaaaacaaaaaggtCCAGTTGGGAACTGCCTGATCTCAGAGAACAAAACATTTCAGCAATAAGTGACTCCGACGGGGTTAATTATCCCTGGTATGGCAACACCACTGAAACCCACACGATAGTGGGACCCACCAAAAGGGAGGTCCGTTGTACTGTCAGCATGAATGACAACTTCTACCCCAGCGTCACATGGGCCGTCCCCGTCAACAAGTCCAACGTCTCCCAACTCACCTGCATTACGAGAGACCAAAGTTTCACAACCTGGCTGGTGGCCTCCAATCAAGGGACAGACGAGATCATCATCTTGCAAACCATCAAGTGGAGGATGAAGCTGCATATCGCTGTGAATCCCAACGAGGTGCTGGGGAAGCGGACCACGCTGTTGGAGCCCATTCAGCAAGTGAATCCCCAGATCCTCAGCAAAAACGAGCCCATTACGCCCAATGCGCTGAAGAAACCCAATGCAAACGACGCCCAGGTACTGATGTGGCGCCCAACCATTGGGCCCCCTGAGCTGGTTATCCCCGCAAAGGTCTGAGAACCGCAGCAATGGTTTGGCGATGTGTTGAAGCTCGTGAGACACAACACAGGACTAGCTCCCCAAGCCAACACGTGCACTAATCACGCAGGAAATACAACAGCTCTACCTTCTACCAAAACTGTCGTTTGGGTGTGGGGGCACATCACTGTGCTGAAACCTGATTTGTTCGCTGAGCTAAAGGCCATAGCACTGTGGGAATCATCTCATCTTAAAGACTTTTGGTTTGCCTTCTGTCCCTCTTGTCGAAGCATTGCACAACTTAAAGAAACTTTATTGAATGTTGAAACTGGAATGCACTTGCACATGAACAACGTTTGcaacttttttttttgttttagaaAGAACCTATTTCCTAGCCATGCTGCCTTAAGTTAGCAAAAGCATCTCATTGCACATGTTTGCCTTAACAAGAAGGGTTAAAGTATTTCACCATTATAGACCGAATGCGGCCACATTACAGGCTGCAATATATGACTGCAAACCAGACTGCTTCATCTCTTGAACATTGTTTTTTTCATATATTAACCCGAATAGTTTTCATGGTTATAGGTGGGGAAGACCCAAAAATGGGGAATGTAATCAACTAGGCCCAAAGCCCACTCATCAGTACTTAAAGACTTTGAATGAAAGATGACCATGTGCAGGGGTTTCAAATAAATGGTCAACGCAGCTTAACCAAAGTCGCCCTTAATGGCCTAAAGTCCAGGATCCGGGAGGACCTCTTGTTCGACCATCTGGTGGATTagtgagttttttaaaaaaatgatgatCTATTTTCCATTTTCAAGAGGTACTTCTGTGTTGCAGCAGGTACCTGTCAGACCATGAGCTCAGCAACCTGGATTTGCAAGGCAAAGAATCTCCTCCAAGACCAGTGTCCCTGGGAAAGACTTGGAAGGTTGCACTCGTCCACATACTAGACAGGGTGGACCAAATGTCAATCCTCCAACTTGTTTATCACAGGGATGCGTGTGTCTGTGTATCCATGCATTCTATCCCAAACATTGCATAGAATTCACAGATCtggagtggccattcagcccatgctgTTTATGCTCCTCAAGTCTCTTTCGTTCCACATCATCACCACGTCCTTCAGTTCCTTTCTCCGTCGTGTTCATCAAGCGTCCCCCTTAAACGGACTGATGCAATTCACCTCAaccgctccctgtgggagagagtcccacaatttaaccactctttgggtaaagaggtTCCTCCTGAATGTCCCAGCggaaacggggcagcacggtagcattgtggatagcagaattgcttcacagctccagagtcctaggttcgattcctgcttgggtcactgtctgtgcggagtctgcacatcctccccgtgtgtgcgtgggtttcctccaggtgctccggtttcctcccacggtccaaagatgtgcaggttaggtggattggccatgttaaattgcccttagtgtccaaaattgcccttagtgttgggtggggttactgggttatggggatagggtggaggtgttgaccttgggtagggtgctctttccaagagccggtgcggactcgatgggccgaatggcctccttctgcactgtaaattctatgatctatgatctgatcTTCCCTGCGTCCAACGTCCCTTCTGAACCTCTTCATCATTGTAAaggcctccatcaggtcacccctctcactcagcactgagaAGAGGGTCTTCAGTGAGGAATCTTTAGCCAACACTTGCCACCGATAATGTGACAGGTGTAAGATACCCCTGGGCATTTTGTTTTCAAAATGGCGGAGTCCCCTGCAACAGAGCGTGTAACTAATGACTCAGTGCATCAAGCCACATGTCCGTTTGTGCCACTCCCCTCTTGTTC contains these protein-coding regions:
- the fam78ab gene encoding protein FAM78A isoform X1, whose product is MFRFVTWGLLCGCLLALLPGAMGCINSLVCKPRLCRDSICIKDISATIDSSPTVIDESSDIVLRYRTPHFRATARVCVPPILRAETWVIGWIQACNYMEFHNMYGDLGRSSWELPDLREQNISAISDSDGVNYPWYGNTTETHTIVGPTKREVRCTVSMNDNFYPSVTWAVPVNKSNVSQLTCITRDQSFTTWLVASNQGTDEIIILQTIKWRMKLHIAVNPNEVLGKRTTLLEPIQQVNPQILSKNEPITPNALKKPNANDAQVLMWRPTIGPPELVIPAKV
- the fam78ab gene encoding protein FAM78A isoform X2 — encoded protein: MWAPLANPAFDASVACSAISEGQLRFNHIAVGVESHVGQTGSSWELPDLREQNISAISDSDGVNYPWYGNTTETHTIVGPTKREVRCTVSMNDNFYPSVTWAVPVNKSNVSQLTCITRDQSFTTWLVASNQGTDEIIILQTIKWRMKLHIAVNPNEVLGKRTTLLEPIQQVNPQILSKNEPITPNALKKPNANDAQVLMWRPTIGPPELVIPAKV